The Helianthus annuus cultivar XRQ/B chromosome 16, HanXRQr2.0-SUNRISE, whole genome shotgun sequence genome includes a window with the following:
- the LOC110919541 gene encoding protein FAR1-RELATED SEQUENCE 5-like, translated as MKKAIEDTWPESRHRLCMWHIMDKLSAKVGASICNNTDFKKRLCAIVWTDSIIPVKFESEWATIMNDFNLVDHEWLQSLYQIRDTWIPAYYREEVMSGLMRTSSRSESENHFFGQKNDHDTRNTNAEIWAEDFVLEDQASRIYTRTIFFDQQLEIQNGIHRCAIGKWEDIGDFVKFFVKDWEQPCTTFFEVMMREADMTVYCTCKRFEQFGLLCSHIFCVLRMLDIREFPQRYILRRWTREAVPNSAPGAILGINETEDRYNEVNRVVREITYSTESVINKLVTNFDALCSFRDHVVNYFKTADESVVNAPPKSRREKFAEITGNTKPSEATVRVPIGTRFKGMGKPKRMKSKREIAVSQLGKKSRQCQNCFRYGHNRRSCKNPTRTKEQAMAEDHGEEADEVEEEEDEWEEVEEDMDEQDEDALDEEDGEEE; from the exons ATGAAGAAGGCTATCGAAGATACATGGCCCGAGAGTAGACACAGGCTATGCATGTGGCATATCATGGACAAGCTTTCTGCTAAG GTTGGTGCATCAATCTGCAATAATACAGATTTCAAAAAGAGGCTGTGTGCCATTGTGTGGACCGATTCAATTATACCAGTTAAGTTTGAAAGTGAGTGGGCTACCATAATGAACGATTTTAACTTGGTTGATCATGAGTGGCTGCAGTCACTTTACCAAATCAGGGATACTTGGATACCAGCTTATTATCGTGAGGAGGTCATGTCCGGGCTTATGCGTACCTCTTCTCGTTCCGAGAGCGAGAACCATTTCTTTGGACA GAAGAATGACCATGACACCAGAAATACAAACGCTGAAATATGGGCTGAAGACTTTGTTTTGGAGGATCAAGCGTCTAGGATATACACACGCACTATATTTTTTGACCAGCAGTTGGAGATACAAAACGGTATTCACAGATGTGCTATCGGAAAGTGGGAAGACATTGGTGACTTTGTCAAATTTTTTGTGAAGGACTGGGAACAACCATGCACTACTTTCTTCGAG GTTATGATGCGGGAGGCCGACATGACTGTGTATTGTACATGCAAAAGATTTGAACAGTTTGGGTTGTTGTGCTCACACATCTTTTGTGTGCTAAGGATGCTTGACATTAGGGAGTTTCCACAACGCTATATATTACGACGTTGGACTCGGGAGGCTGTTCCAAATAGTGCCCCTGGTGCTATTCTAGGTATCAATGAGACTGAGGATCGTTATAATGAAGTTAACCGTGTTGTACGTGAGATCACATATTCTACAGAGTCCGTTATTAATAAGCTTGTCACCAACTTTGATGCGCTATGCTCGTTCAGGGATCATGTTGTTAATTATTTCAAAACTGCTGATGAGTCTGTTGTCAATGCTCCACCTAAGAGCCGTCGTGAAAAGTTTGCAGAAATTACTGGTAACACAAAACCATCAGAAGCAACCGTTCGTGTTCCCATTGGAACAAGATTCAAAGGTATGGGTAAGCCTAAACGGATGAAGTCCAAACGTGAAATTGCAGTAAGTCAGTTGGGTAAAAAGAGCCGTCAATGTCAAAACTGTTTTAGATACGGTCATAACAGACGTTCTTGCAAAAACCCTACCCGGACTAAAGAACAAGCTATGGCCGAGGATCACGGTGAAGAAGCTGATGAAGTCGAGGAGGAGGAAGATGAATGGGAGGAAGTTGAAGAAGATATGGATGAACAAGATGAGGATGCATTAGACGAGGAGGATGGAGAAGAGGAGTAG
- the LOC110918545 gene encoding protein FAR1-RELATED SEQUENCE 5-like codes for MHGVFMYVIEVEAGFQTYQPVGKLHLSPNSGKKTYLPEVDESIKPRDKMTFDTVNNAFLFYQKYAMASGFTARKSTQYTHNGVIKSKWFVCSKEGTKPFNAIDTSKKIDTSNNGSKRKYVRRVPSIRTGCKARMCIKLMPSNLYEVSSFIEAHNHFFVAEEDRHLLPSNRGMNYMQEQAVNALSALNIGPVKAFNIMRTLYGGFDKVGATKNDYKNFKRDLNSYISKFDADMMIKRLLRKKEYMPNFSMEYITDENGVLRGLFWADEDAKRNFSVFGDVVSFDATYRRNKYNMMFVPFTGIDNHNRNVTLGAAIIGNETAET; via the exons ATGCATGGTGTTTTTATGTATGTTATCGAAGTTGAAGCTG GATTTCAAACATATCAGCCGGTTGGGAAACTACATCTGTCACCAAACTCCGGTAAGAAGACTTATTTACCGGAGGTAGATGAATCGATTAAGCCGAGGGATAAGATGACCTTTGACACAGTGAACAACGCATTCCTCTTTTATCAGAAGTATGCAATGGCTTCAGGCTTCACTGCCAGGAAGTCTACTCAATACACACATAATGGTGTTATAAAATCTAAATGGTTTGTTTGCTCAAAGGAGGGGACTAAACCTTTTAATGCGATCGATACATCTAAAAAGATTGACACCTCAAATAATGGGTCAAAGAGGAAATATGTTCGACGTGTTCCTTCTATAAGGACTGGGTGCAAAGCACGTATGTGTATAAAGTTAATGCCTTCGAATCTATACGAGGTATCTTCTTTCATTGAGGCACATAATCATTTTTTTGTTGCTGAGGAAGATAGGCATCTACTCCCCTCTAACCGAGGTATGAACTATATGCAAGAGCAAGCCGTTAACGCGTTGAGTGCCTTGAACATTGGCCCTGTGAAAGCATTTAATATCATGAGGACATTGTATGGTGGGTTTGACAAGGTTGGGGCAACCAAAAACGATTATAAAAATTTCAAGCGAGACCTGAACAGTTATATATCGAAGTTTGATGCTGATATGATGATTAAACGGCTTTTGAGGAAGAAAGAGTACATGCCTAACTTTTCAATGGAGTATATAACAGACGAGAATGGAGTTTTAAGGGGTTTGTTTTGGGCAGATGAAGATGCCAAAAGGAATTTTTCTGTGTTTGGTGATGTTGTTTCATTTGATGCCACATATCGTCGTAACAA GTACAACATGATGTTTGTTCCATTTACCGGCATCGACAATCACAATCGCAATGTTACTCTTGGTGCCGCTATAATAGGAAATGAAACTGCTGAAACTTAG
- the LOC110915540 gene encoding SUPPRESSOR OF ABI3-5 → MEAQPSRKRPFSDGDDGGDDDEFNKKPPQKRVRFPKGKKVKFNDEVVTNAPPVADEEPAELKDTQLVAKARSKRRNQNKAGLDIEATGDLLDDVAASEMHYEDDEQLEDDGIQLEPFNLEQERKEGYFDQTGNYVEYVSNDIKDAWLDSIDSNPNLAQRQSVVTDIEVEAADLTSQDIGKIKRRIADVLESGETVLQALRRLKGSSGSRKEKMSAETKVVFDQLTEDAMKLMEDGDYNVYDEKQEVFQREAEGFEKLARARGEGSSSSSANVQSDYSMASDFNLNGIQATDNTSNNEDSFDMFADNDDEKATVDPSNGTGPTQNDYVFDESSGYYYSSSLGYYYDPTSGLYCNAASGQWYSYNQETGAYDEVQAAAGDANTS, encoded by the exons ATGGAGGCGCAACCATCACGTAAGCGACCGTTCTCCGACGGCGACGACGGTGGAGACGATGACGAATTCAACAAGAAACCTCC GCAAAAGAGGGTAAGGTTTCCTAAGGGAAAGAAGGTGAAGTTTAATGATGAAGTGGTGACAAATGCACCCCCAGTTGCTGATGAAGAACCGGCTGAGTTAAAAGATACCCAACTTGTAGCCAAAGCACGGTCGAAACGACGGAACCAGAATAAAGCTGGACTTGATATTGAAGCAACCGGAGATCTTCTTGATGATGTAGCTGCTTCTGAAATGCATTATGAG GATGATGAGCAACTCGAAGATGATGGAATTCAGCTCGAACCCTTCAATCTTGAACAAGAAAGGAAGGAAGGTTATTTTGACCAGACAGGAAATTATGTTGAGTATGTTAGTAACGACATCAAG GATGCATGGCTTGATAGCATCGATTCTAATCCAAATCTTGCACAAAGACAATCTGTGGTCACTGACATTGAAGTTGAAGCAGCTGACCTTACAAGTCAAGATATTGGAAAGATTAAGAGACGGATTGCTGATGTGCTTGAATCAGGGGAAACG GTTCTGCAAGCTTTAAGAAGGCTGAAAGGAAGTTCTGGTAGTAGAAAGGAAAAGATGTCAGCTGAAACAAAAGTTGTGTTTGATCAACTAACTGAAGATGCCATGAAACTGATGGAGGATGGCGATTACA ATGTATACGATGAAAAACAGGAGGTCTTCCAGAGGGAAGCAG AGGGATTTGAGAAGCTAGCACGGGCTAGAGGGGAGGGCTCTTCTTCAAGTTCAGCAAACGTGCAATCCGATTACTCCATGGCCAGTGACTTCAATCTGAATGGAATACAAGCAACAGATAACACTTCGAACAATGAGGATAGCTTTGACATGTTTGCAGATAATGATGATGAAAAGGCTACTGTCGATCCATCAAATG GCACTGGGCCTACACAGAACGATTATGTATTTGATGAGTCTTCAGG GTATTATTACAGTAGCAGTTTGGGTTATTATTATGACCCCACTTCAGGACTCTATTGCAATGCTGCATCTGGGCAGTG GTACTCGTATAACCAAGAGACCGGGGCATATGATGAGGTACAAGCAGCAGCAGGAGACGCAAATACAAGCTAG